The Mycoplasmopsis gallinacea genome includes a window with the following:
- a CDS encoding ZIP family metal transporter, whose translation MTFLKDFYEFLLDSNLNEAGAKVLIVFIVLLILLCIPVFITLIFSHQKNKITGKSKMYLYAFSSGFFLVMALFGFMRESLEVSTTYGATWLATKNLNDIKSYQYLLNFGVVFGGFIVGLLFAFTVKNVIAYKINKKLLANSKMKAFVHDHSHDEHHSHDHPEFLFNDSDQIDIVDKVSAKLKIVALILLLTHRIPEGILLGYNLSLLIEGKNTSLTLTYFLSLIFHLIPEEIVFYYRLRESGYSTWKSLLLSFLGLSLFLPFMMLGIFIGGYLNHAWYLKAMFLSAIAGVFVFTSIVEFVPEFYHNKIDKKSLSRSVLLVFLGIITSALILIFHVHGQ comes from the coding sequence ATGACTTTTTTAAAAGACTTTTATGAATTTTTACTAGATAGCAATTTAAACGAGGCTGGAGCAAAGGTTTTAATTGTCTTTATTGTTTTATTAATTCTCCTTTGCATCCCAGTGTTTATCACACTTATTTTTTCACATCAAAAAAATAAAATCACAGGAAAAAGCAAAATGTATTTATATGCTTTTTCATCTGGATTTTTCTTAGTAATGGCACTTTTTGGATTCATGCGTGAATCGCTTGAAGTATCAACTACTTATGGAGCCACTTGACTTGCCACCAAAAACTTAAATGATATTAAATCATATCAATACTTACTGAATTTTGGAGTAGTTTTTGGAGGGTTTATCGTTGGTCTTTTATTTGCTTTTACTGTCAAAAATGTAATTGCTTATAAAATCAACAAAAAGTTGCTTGCAAACTCAAAAATGAAAGCTTTTGTGCATGATCATTCACATGATGAACACCATTCTCATGATCACCCAGAGTTTCTTTTTAATGATAGTGACCAAATTGATATTGTTGATAAAGTAAGTGCTAAATTAAAAATTGTTGCTCTAATTTTACTTTTAACTCATAGAATTCCAGAAGGTATTTTACTTGGATATAACCTTTCGCTTTTAATTGAGGGTAAAAATACTAGTTTAACTTTAACTTACTTTTTATCATTAATTTTCCACTTAATTCCAGAAGAGATTGTCTTTTACTACCGCCTTAGAGAATCAGGGTATTCAACTTGAAAATCACTTCTATTATCATTTTTAGGATTATCTTTATTTTTACCATTTATGATGCTTGGTATTTTCATAGGTGGATATTTAAACCACGCTTGATACTTAAAGGCAATGTTCCTTTCAGCAATTGCCGGTGTGTTTGTTTTTACATCAATTGTTGAATTTGTGCCTGAATTTTATCACAACAAAATTGACAAAAAAAGTTTATCAAGATCGGTTTTACTTGTATTTTTAGGAATAATCACTTCTGCATTAATTTTAATTTTCCATGTCCATGGGCAATAA
- a CDS encoding YebC/PmpR family DNA-binding transcriptional regulator has product MAGHSHAANIAHRKGAQDAARGKIFQKLSKEIFVAAKLGPDPEMNPALKLAISKAKSKNMPKDNIERAIAKAKGDKGDAYLETVFNATVSGGATFIVVTLSDNLNRVKANIQALFNKQNATLGKTGQIPFAFDKKGIIEIDKNIVDEDGIMLIALENGADNIETTDNSYVITCLPENFSELKNAIESNFDIENFIQCEVTYIPNMYVDYDAEKEAKLLEFVKKIEDDEDVQNVYHNINIQFASEESEE; this is encoded by the coding sequence ATGGCAGGACACTCACACGCAGCCAATATCGCACACCGTAAAGGGGCTCAAGATGCAGCAAGGGGAAAAATTTTCCAAAAGCTTTCAAAAGAAATTTTCGTAGCAGCTAAACTTGGACCTGATCCTGAAATGAACCCAGCTTTAAAATTGGCTATTTCAAAAGCTAAATCAAAAAACATGCCTAAAGATAACATTGAAAGAGCTATTGCTAAAGCAAAAGGAGATAAAGGAGATGCTTATTTAGAAACTGTATTTAACGCAACTGTTTCTGGTGGAGCCACTTTTATCGTAGTTACTCTTAGTGATAACTTAAACAGAGTTAAAGCGAACATTCAAGCTCTTTTTAACAAACAAAATGCTACTTTAGGTAAAACAGGACAAATTCCTTTTGCATTTGATAAAAAAGGAATTATTGAAATTGATAAAAATATTGTTGATGAAGATGGAATTATGCTTATTGCACTTGAAAATGGTGCTGATAACATCGAAACAACTGATAATTCATACGTAATTACTTGTTTACCAGAGAATTTTTCAGAGCTTAAAAATGCTATTGAATCTAACTTTGACATCGAAAACTTCATTCAATGTGAAGTAACATATATTCCAAATATGTATGTGGATTATGACGCTGAAAAAGAAGCTAAATTATTAGAATTTGTTAAGAAAATTGAAGATGATGAAGATGTGCAAAACGTATACCACAACATCAACATTCAATTTGCTAGTGAAGAATCAGAAGAATAG
- the nadE gene encoding NAD(+) synthase, with protein sequence MSKITKYVNGKAIYDKELALEYVQTIKNFLKYRAKKANAKGFVVGISSGIDSSLVYAIASSVFPKNTTGVVMPIIEMTKSDLEHINDLETAFNASFEKVNLTDTFESLKGAISNLDNKLAIANIKPRLRMTTLYAIAQQKNALVLGTDNEDETFIGYFTKFGDGGADLLPISRLTKGEVKFIASLLGVPSSIVNKKPSAGLWEGQTDEDELGFTYQDLDFYLNHLDDLSAIDKNLSKQTITKIQNAHIKSQHKRDPIYKPRKVK encoded by the coding sequence ATGAGTAAAATAACAAAATATGTTAATGGTAAAGCAATTTATGATAAAGAGCTTGCTTTAGAATACGTACAAACAATCAAGAATTTCTTAAAATATAGAGCTAAAAAAGCTAATGCTAAAGGTTTTGTAGTCGGAATTAGTTCAGGGATTGATTCTTCACTTGTGTATGCAATTGCTTCAAGTGTATTCCCTAAAAACACAACTGGTGTTGTAATGCCTATTATCGAGATGACCAAAAGCGATTTAGAGCACATTAACGATTTAGAGACAGCTTTTAATGCTTCTTTTGAAAAAGTTAATTTAACTGATACTTTTGAATCTCTTAAGGGGGCAATTAGCAATCTTGATAATAAATTAGCCATTGCTAATATTAAACCAAGACTTAGAATGACTACTCTTTATGCTATTGCACAACAAAAAAATGCCCTTGTTTTAGGGACTGATAATGAAGATGAAACCTTTATTGGTTACTTTACTAAATTTGGAGATGGAGGTGCTGATTTACTTCCGATTTCAAGATTAACAAAAGGGGAAGTTAAATTTATTGCTTCACTTTTAGGAGTTCCAAGTTCAATTGTAAATAAAAAACCTTCAGCCGGTTTATGAGAAGGTCAAACCGATGAAGATGAATTAGGTTTTACTTATCAAGATCTTGATTTTTACTTAAATCACCTTGATGATTTAAGTGCAATTGACAAAAACCTTTCAAAGCAAACAATTACAAAAATACAAAATGCACACATTAAATCACAACACAAACGTGATCCAATTTACAAACCAAGAAAAGTGAAATAA
- the efp gene encoding elongation factor P, which translates to MINVNEFKPGITFQDGDDIFVVLEAQHSKQGRGQANVKAKVKNLRTGSTTIKSYTGGDKVKPAHIDKRKMNYLYNDGENIVLMDNETYEQVEIPVKNVEWELNFLKDGREVQIRKYQEEVLDIELPANVDLVVTNAPDAVKGNTTTNPQKKVIVETGFELETPMFIKEGDVILVSTETGKYVGKNNK; encoded by the coding sequence ATGATTAACGTAAACGAATTTAAACCAGGAATTACTTTCCAAGATGGTGATGACATTTTTGTTGTTTTAGAAGCACAACACTCAAAACAAGGGCGTGGACAAGCTAACGTTAAAGCTAAAGTAAAAAACTTACGTACAGGTTCAACAACTATTAAATCATATACAGGTGGAGATAAAGTAAAACCAGCTCACATTGATAAAAGAAAAATGAACTATCTTTACAACGATGGAGAAAACATTGTTTTAATGGATAATGAAACATATGAACAAGTTGAAATTCCTGTTAAAAATGTTGAATGAGAACTTAACTTTTTAAAAGATGGAAGAGAAGTACAAATCCGTAAATACCAAGAAGAAGTTTTAGATATTGAACTTCCAGCTAACGTAGATTTAGTAGTTACAAATGCACCAGATGCTGTTAAAGGAAACACAACAACTAACCCTCAGAAAAAAGTTATTGTAGAAACTGGTTTTGAACTTGAAACTCCTATGTTTATTAAAGAAGGTGATGTGATTTTAGTATCAACAGAAACTGGAAAATACGTAGGGAAAAACAATAAATAA
- a CDS encoding MMB_0454 family protein gives MNSITISNNKILTYVVEESALFDAINIAIKQIKYVRLIGEPRLSFDDSKSNLQIYLSIKINTKNEGIDSFDVLKEVVSSVEKACSFLIDQKPINVQVVVLDNN, from the coding sequence ATGAATTCAATTACTATTTCAAATAATAAAATTTTAACTTATGTCGTAGAAGAATCAGCTCTTTTTGACGCGATTAACATTGCAATTAAACAAATTAAATATGTGCGTTTAATTGGTGAACCACGACTAAGTTTTGATGATTCAAAATCAAATTTACAAATTTATTTAAGCATTAAAATTAACACTAAAAATGAAGGAATAGATTCATTTGATGTCCTTAAAGAAGTTGTTAGTTCAGTTGAAAAAGCTTGCTCATTTTTAATTGATCAAAAACCAATTAATGTGCAAGTGGTAGTGCTTGATAATAATTAA
- a CDS encoding nicotinate phosphoribosyltransferase codes for MKHEKTKYIASYFEKTKAILENEMPNNVIKLQFFQRKDDSMLAGMEEVLNLLEEVTDTSKYTIRYLKDGTIINNLDIVLELEGHYQDFGIWEGMIDGILARNTSIATNAYHCKKAANGKEIIFMGDRADHYINQENDGKAVAIGGLKTVSTQAQKAWTNLSDDESIFGSMPHVLIQGFGGDVVKATKSFAKHFPNHKLIALVDYHNDVIAESLKVWKELGDKVWGIRIDTSKNMVDHMFDNDEEKHYGVNPEQVFRLRKALDEAGATNYKIVVSSGFNPEKIKLFESLKVPVDFYGVGQSIFKLNNSFSADATILNGEKEAKEGRFYRENPNLILYKK; via the coding sequence ATGAAACATGAAAAAACTAAATATATAGCTAGTTATTTTGAAAAAACTAAAGCAATTTTAGAAAATGAAATGCCAAATAATGTAATTAAGCTTCAATTTTTCCAAAGAAAAGATGATTCTATGCTTGCAGGTATGGAAGAAGTTTTAAATTTACTTGAAGAAGTCACTGATACAAGCAAATACACTATTAGATACTTAAAAGATGGAACCATTATTAATAATTTAGATATTGTTTTAGAACTTGAAGGACACTATCAAGATTTTGGAATCTGAGAAGGAATGATTGATGGTATTTTAGCTAGAAATACCTCAATTGCAACTAATGCATATCATTGTAAAAAAGCTGCTAATGGTAAGGAAATCATCTTTATGGGTGATCGTGCTGATCATTATATTAACCAAGAAAATGATGGAAAAGCAGTTGCAATTGGTGGGCTTAAAACAGTTTCAACTCAAGCGCAAAAAGCTTGAACCAACCTTTCTGATGATGAATCAATTTTTGGAAGCATGCCCCATGTATTAATTCAAGGTTTTGGTGGTGATGTAGTTAAAGCTACTAAATCTTTTGCAAAGCATTTTCCTAATCACAAATTAATTGCTTTAGTTGATTATCATAATGATGTCATTGCTGAATCATTAAAAGTGTGAAAAGAACTTGGTGATAAGGTGTGAGGAATTAGAATAGATACTTCAAAAAATATGGTTGATCATATGTTTGATAATGATGAAGAAAAACATTACGGAGTTAATCCAGAGCAAGTATTTAGACTTAGAAAAGCGCTTGATGAAGCTGGTGCTACAAATTATAAAATTGTAGTTTCTAGTGGATTTAACCCTGAAAAAATCAAGCTTTTTGAATCATTAAAAGTTCCAGTTGATTTTTATGGAGTAGGTCAAAGCATTTTCAAATTAAATAATTCATTCTCAGCAGATGCAACAATTTTAAATGGAGAAAAAGAAGCTAAAGAAGGACGTTTTTATCGTGAGAACCCTAATTTAATTCTTTATAAAAAATAG
- a CDS encoding pseudouridine synthase produces MNKIRIDKLVSSCLNLSRAESKKLISKKKIIVNNAIITQSNLIIDLEKDQVFYEGQKLIYQEFVYFVLNKPSGYICSWNRDEGAIIFDLLEAKDRNIKDLNTFGRLDKDTTGIIILSNDGKLNHVLFSGKKHVDKTYLATLDKSVNPEDLLTLEKGLDIGNGEFTKECKAIKINDNLVSLTISEGKYHQVKRMFKAIGYEVIKLHRSAIGNMDLSNLNILEGKYIDLTKEQVLSLIGDK; encoded by the coding sequence ATGAATAAAATTAGAATTGATAAACTTGTTTCAAGTTGTTTAAATCTTTCAAGAGCTGAATCTAAAAAGCTAATTAGCAAAAAGAAAATAATTGTAAATAATGCAATTATCACTCAAAGTAACTTAATAATTGATTTAGAAAAAGATCAAGTTTTTTATGAAGGTCAAAAACTTATCTATCAAGAATTTGTCTACTTTGTACTTAATAAACCTTCTGGATATATTTGCTCTTGAAATAGAGATGAAGGAGCAATTATCTTCGATCTTTTAGAAGCAAAAGATCGAAATATTAAGGATTTAAATACCTTTGGAAGATTAGATAAAGATACTACTGGAATAATCATTTTATCTAATGATGGCAAGCTAAACCACGTGCTTTTTTCAGGTAAAAAGCACGTAGATAAAACTTATTTAGCCACTTTAGATAAAAGTGTAAATCCAGAGGATTTATTAACCTTAGAAAAAGGTCTTGATATTGGCAATGGTGAATTTACTAAGGAGTGCAAAGCAATCAAAATTAATGATAATTTAGTTAGCCTTACCATTTCTGAAGGTAAATACCACCAAGTTAAAAGAATGTTCAAAGCAATTGGTTATGAAGTTATTAAACTTCATAGAAGCGCAATTGGAAATATGGATTTAAGCAATTTAAATATCTTAGAAGGAAAGTATATCGATCTAACTAAAGAGCAAGTTTTATCTCTAATAGGCGACAAATAA
- a CDS encoding restriction endonuclease subunit S, producing the protein MIRILWFIFDNIIVEREVGQICKIKRGRVINKLEIIENPGIYPVYSSQTKNEGELGRIGTYDFDGEYVTWTTDGYAGTVFYRNGKFNITNVCGLLDVNKEIVLPKYLYYYLTIEAPKYADKTFSNGKLMSNVMKEIKISFPSIKTQEKIVKVLDNFEAICKDLNIGLPVEEVKRQQQYGYYRDAIFNYLENETK; encoded by the coding sequence TTAATTAGAATCCTTTGATTTATTTTTGATAACATCATAGTTGAGAGAGAAGTTGGTCAAATTTGTAAGATAAAAAGAGGGAGAGTAATTAATAAATTGGAGATTATTGAAAATCCTGGTATTTATCCAGTGTATTCTTCACAAACGAAAAATGAAGGTGAGTTAGGTAGAATTGGTACATATGATTTTGACGGCGAATATGTCACTTGAACTACTGATGGTTATGCTGGAACTGTTTTTTATAGAAATGGTAAGTTCAACATAACAAATGTTTGTGGTTTATTGGATGTTAATAAGGAAATTGTTCTCCCGAAATACTTATATTACTACTTAACAATAGAAGCTCCTAAATACGCAGATAAAACTTTTTCTAATGGTAAATTAATGTCTAATGTTATGAAAGAAATAAAGATTTCATTTCCTTCGATAAAAACTCAAGAAAAAATAGTTAAAGTTCTTGATAATTTTGAAGCTATTTGTAAAGATTTAAATATTGGACTTCCTGTTGAAGAAGTCAAAAGACAACAGCAATACGGGTATTATCGAGATGCAATCTTTAATTATCTAGAAAATGAAACTAAATAG
- a CDS encoding restriction endonuclease subunit S, translating into MKLFEELLNNEKVDWNKCLFQLDEISEFYSGLKGKKKEHFQNGNKKFVTFKHIYENLSINFNALNDYVLVQENENQNPIKLNDILFTGSSENNDDSGMTCVVNKEIDEDVYLNSFSFGCRINKDIEVNPDYLKYLFRSSYVRNQINKCVSGVTRFNISKEKLKKIKVIIPPIKIQNKIASILNKFTEYSAELKAELKAELKARDEQYKFYRDKLLSNNNLSNDASIIEKKLYEVTVWDKTFTEFPKEKQIKNNVKYEYLYASEIEKIKQEKGDVKIITTYPSELYLNSENYNGKIYEEEAIFIPGGGNLSIQYYNGKFVTSDNRICKSFDTNILSTKFIYHYMLSIKDTLACFYRGSGIKHPYMPDILKLSIKIPSLKTQEKIVKVLDNFEAICKDLNIGLPAEEVKRQEQYQYYRDAIFKYLETGIIDNKGIGERERESGLIRILWFIFDKIRLNISSIIQDSFWIMPSTPNFVENGVPFITSKNIKDGRIDFDNVSYISENDYLDISKNRKITKKDILITMIGTIGELAIVKEQKDFYGQNLFLVRMNNKIVLDEFFRHLFISSSTQNKLTNSQQNSNQGYLRKSNILDLNFDIPSLETQEKIVKVLDNFEAICKDLNIGLPAEEVKRQEQYQYYRDAIFKYLETGIIDNKGIGERERERAD; encoded by the coding sequence ATGAAATTATTTGAAGAATTACTTAATAATGAAAAAGTTGATTGAAACAAATGTTTATTCCAATTAGATGAAATTTCTGAATTTTATTCAGGTTTAAAAGGAAAAAAGAAAGAACATTTCCAAAATGGTAATAAAAAATTTGTAACATTTAAACATATATACGAAAATTTAAGTATAAACTTCAACGCTTTAAATGACTATGTTTTAGTTCAAGAAAATGAAAATCAAAACCCTATAAAATTAAACGATATTCTTTTTACAGGTTCATCAGAAAATAATGATGACAGCGGAATGACTTGTGTTGTTAATAAGGAAATAGATGAAGATGTTTATTTAAATAGTTTTTCATTTGGGTGCAGAATAAATAAAGATATCGAAGTAAATCCTGATTATTTAAAATACCTTTTTAGATCTTCTTATGTGAGAAATCAAATAAATAAATGTGTCTCAGGTGTCACAAGATTTAACATCTCTAAAGAAAAATTAAAGAAAATTAAAGTAATAATCCCTCCTATTAAAATACAAAATAAAATAGCTTCAATTCTTAATAAATTTACCGAGTATTCAGCGGAGCTGAAGGCGGAGCTGAAGGCGGAGCTGAAGGCGAGGGACGAGCAATATAAATTTTATAGAGACAAATTGTTATCAAATAACAATTTGTCCAATGACGCAAGCATCATTGAAAAAAAACTTTATGAAGTTACGGTTTGAGACAAAACATTTACAGAATTTCCTAAAGAAAAACAGATAAAAAATAATGTTAAATATGAATATTTATATGCATCGGAAATAGAAAAAATCAAACAAGAAAAAGGTGATGTGAAAATAATCACAACTTATCCTTCTGAACTCTACTTAAATTCTGAGAATTACAATGGGAAAATTTATGAAGAAGAAGCTATTTTTATCCCTGGTGGTGGAAATTTAAGTATTCAGTACTATAATGGTAAATTCGTCACAAGTGATAATAGAATTTGCAAGTCTTTTGATACAAATATTTTAAGTACAAAATTTATCTATCACTATATGTTATCTATAAAAGATACATTGGCCTGTTTTTATAGAGGAAGTGGGATAAAGCACCCTTATATGCCGGATATTTTAAAATTAAGTATTAAAATACCATCTTTAAAAACTCAAGAGAAAATAGTCAAAGTTCTTGATAATTTTGAAGCTATTTGTAAAGATTTAAATATCGGACTCCCTGCTGAAGAAGTGAAAAGACAAGAGCAATACCAATATTATCGTGATGCAATTTTCAAATACCTTGAAACTGGAATTATAGATAATAAAGGTATTGGAGAGAGAGAGAGAGAGAGCGGATTAATTAGAATCCTTTGATTTATTTTTGATAAAATTCGCCTTAACATAAGCTCAATTATTCAAGATTCATTTTGAATTATGCCTTCTACTCCAAATTTTGTAGAAAACGGAGTTCCTTTTATAACATCTAAAAATATAAAAGATGGACGTATTGACTTTGACAATGTTTCATATATTTCAGAAAATGATTATCTTGACATTTCTAAAAATAGAAAGATTACCAAAAAAGATATACTGATAACTATGATAGGCACAATTGGTGAGTTAGCCATTGTAAAAGAGCAAAAAGATTTTTATGGACAAAATTTATTTTTAGTTAGAATGAACAATAAAATAGTTTTAGATGAATTCTTTAGACACTTATTTATTTCATCTTCAACACAGAATAAGTTAACAAATTCTCAGCAAAATTCAAATCAAGGATATTTAAGAAAATCTAATATTTTAGATTTAAATTTTGATATCCCATCTCTAGAAACTCAAGAAAAAATAGTTAAAGTTCTTGATAATTTCGAAGCTATTTGTAAAGACTTAAACATTGGTCTTCCTGCTGAAGAAGTAAAAAGACAAGAGCAATACCAATATTATCGTGACGCAATTTTCAAATACCTTGAAACTGGAATTATAGATAATAAAGGTATTGGAGAGAGAGAGAGAGAGAGAGCGGATTAA
- a CDS encoding type I restriction-modification system subunit M translates to MIKKQVKNVYDMCAGSGSLLLQAVKILGAKNITSGVYGQEINVTTFNLCRMNMFLHDMDFDKFHIYCDDTLTHPKEWNTFFDVIVSNPPYSISWNDKNDKTLINDPRFTGPGVLAPRSKADWAFVLHALNNLSSEGVASIVCFPGIMYRGGAEQKIRKYLIDNNFVDSIIQLPDNLFFGTGIATCVLVLKKNRKDTDVTFIDASSFFVKKSKKNKLTDENIGHILDLYGKKEDLQNFVKVASYDQIKENDYNLSVNSYVEKEERKEAIDIKKLNAELKEIVARQDVLRSEIDKIINELEGEE, encoded by the coding sequence GTGATAAAAAAACAAGTTAAAAATGTTTATGACATGTGTGCTGGTTCAGGATCGCTACTTTTACAAGCGGTTAAGATTTTGGGTGCAAAAAACATCACTAGTGGTGTTTATGGACAAGAAATTAACGTTACAACATTCAACCTTTGCAGAATGAATATGTTCCTTCACGATATGGATTTTGATAAGTTTCACATTTACTGTGATGATACTTTAACACATCCAAAAGAATGAAATACATTCTTTGATGTAATTGTTTCTAACCCTCCATATTCAATTAGCTGAAATGACAAAAATGATAAAACTTTAATTAATGACCCGCGTTTTACTGGTCCTGGGGTGCTTGCTCCTAGATCAAAAGCTGATTGAGCTTTTGTGCTTCATGCTTTAAATAACTTATCTTCAGAAGGAGTGGCTTCTATTGTTTGTTTCCCTGGAATTATGTACCGTGGTGGAGCTGAACAAAAAATTCGTAAATATTTAATTGACAATAACTTTGTAGATTCAATTATCCAACTTCCTGATAATTTATTCTTTGGGACAGGAATTGCAACTTGCGTTTTAGTGCTTAAAAAGAATAGAAAAGATACTGATGTCACATTTATTGATGCTTCAAGTTTCTTTGTTAAAAAATCTAAGAAAAACAAACTTACAGATGAAAATATCGGACATATTTTAGATTTATACGGTAAAAAAGAAGACTTACAAAACTTTGTTAAAGTTGCTTCATATGACCAAATTAAAGAGAACGATTACAACCTTTCTGTAAATTCATATGTTGAAAAAGAAGAGAGAAAAGAAGCTATTGATATTAAAAAACTTAACGCAGAACTTAAAGAAATTGTTGCTCGTCAAGATGTTTTACGTAGCGAAATTGATAAAATCATTAATGAACTTGAAGGTGAAGAATAA
- a CDS encoding type I restriction-modification system subunit M, protein MDNKKELERNELHTSIWKIADELRGSVDGWDFKNYVLGAMFYRFLSEKMVREFNNRQAEADDVDFDYEKYEGQIPEEAKNEIAREIGFFIDSKDLFANVVKNAEYDENLNETLKRIFDSIERSSRGKDSEDDFKGLFQDFDVNNNKLGDTVPKRNNILVKLLKGIQSMNLGNLKDNSIDVFGDAYEYLMGMYASNAGKSGGEYFTPQEVSNLLVKLAIGDKKTS, encoded by the coding sequence ATGGACAATAAAAAAGAATTAGAAAGAAACGAATTACACACAAGTATTTGAAAGATAGCTGACGAACTTAGAGGGAGCGTTGATGGGTGAGATTTCAAAAACTACGTGCTTGGTGCAATGTTTTACCGTTTCCTTTCAGAAAAAATGGTCAGAGAATTTAACAATAGACAAGCTGAAGCTGATGATGTAGATTTTGATTATGAAAAATATGAAGGGCAAATTCCTGAAGAAGCTAAAAATGAAATAGCAAGAGAAATAGGGTTTTTCATTGATAGCAAAGACCTTTTTGCTAATGTTGTTAAAAACGCTGAATATGATGAAAATTTAAACGAAACTTTAAAAAGAATTTTCGATTCAATTGAACGCTCTTCAAGAGGAAAAGATAGTGAAGATGATTTCAAAGGTCTTTTCCAAGATTTTGACGTAAATAACAACAAATTAGGTGATACAGTGCCAAAAAGAAACAATATCCTTGTGAAGCTTTTAAAAGGAATTCAAAGCATGAACCTTGGAAACTTAAAGGATAATTCAATTGATGTTTTTGGTGATGCTTATGAATATTTAATGGGTATGTATGCATCAAATGCTGGTAAAAGTGGTGGTGAATACTTTACACCTCAAGAAGTAAGTAACTTGCTTGTTAAATTAGCAATTGGTGATAAAAAAACAAGTTAA
- a CDS encoding DHH family phosphoesterase: MIIGNAQVAIDAIKKYDNIVIFHHIRPDGDCLGSQAGLAELIKTNFPDKKVFKVGDAQGSFPFMNFEFNKIEDVDFTNSLGIVVDASSGDRIECAELLYENKTTAKLRIDHHPNDSDIKYDYLWVDEYYAAAAEMIAKIAYEGKMKVTKEAAGYIYLGINTDSGRFLYPETSARTHELVAFLMKEANFHPKEILREMSKRTSKQIKFIGNILSGFKKDGRVLYYEITQDVLDKFGYNSFEAAQFVNEIGNIEDNSCWALFVQLEDGNVRGRLRSNGPLVNKVARLYNGGGHDNAAGITLSSWDQVSDVLKNLNEEIVRFEEEK; this comes from the coding sequence ATGATAATTGGTAACGCACAAGTTGCTATTGATGCAATTAAAAAATATGACAATATTGTTATTTTCCATCACATTCGTCCTGATGGAGATTGTCTTGGTTCTCAAGCTGGACTTGCTGAACTTATTAAAACCAACTTCCCAGATAAAAAAGTATTTAAAGTAGGTGATGCACAAGGTTCATTCCCGTTTATGAATTTTGAATTTAACAAAATCGAAGATGTTGATTTTACTAATTCACTTGGAATTGTTGTTGATGCTTCTTCAGGTGATAGAATCGAATGCGCAGAGCTTTTATACGAAAATAAAACAACTGCCAAATTAAGAATTGACCACCATCCAAATGATAGTGATATTAAATATGACTATCTTTGAGTTGATGAATATTATGCAGCTGCAGCTGAAATGATTGCTAAAATTGCTTATGAAGGTAAAATGAAAGTAACTAAAGAAGCTGCTGGCTATATTTACCTTGGAATAAACACAGATAGTGGAAGATTCTTATATCCTGAAACTTCAGCTAGAACTCATGAACTTGTGGCTTTTTTAATGAAAGAAGCTAACTTCCACCCTAAAGAAATTCTTAGAGAAATGTCAAAAAGAACTTCAAAACAAATTAAATTTATTGGAAACATTCTAAGTGGATTTAAAAAAGATGGAAGAGTTTTATACTACGAAATTACTCAAGATGTTTTAGATAAATTTGGATATAACTCATTTGAAGCTGCACAATTTGTTAATGAAATTGGAAACATTGAAGATAATTCTTGTTGAGCTTTATTTGTTCAACTTGAAGATGGAAATGTTCGTGGTAGATTACGTTCAAATGGACCACTTGTAAATAAAGTAGCTCGTTTATACAATGGTGGTGGACACGATAATGCTGCTGGAATTACACTTTCTAGCTGAGATCAAGTTAGTGATGTTCTTAAAAACTTAAACGAAGAAATTGTAAGATTTGAGGAAGAAAAATAA